Genomic segment of SAR202 cluster bacterium:
CCGCCTCAAGCAGGCCGGCGCCATCCTCATCGGCAAACTCAACATGGCCCCCTTCGGCCTTCGAGGCTCCGGCAAAAACGAGTTCTATGGCAGCCCCCGAAACCCCTGGGACACCACCCGCGTCACCGGGGGCTCCTCCTCCGGCTCCGGCGCCGCAGCCTCCGCGGGCCTCGTCACCATCGCCATTGGCGGCGACACCGGTGGCTCCATCCGAATCCCCGCCGCCCTATCCGGCGTCGTCGGTCACAAGCCCACCTACGGCCTCGTTAGTCGATATGGCGTAACTCCCCTGGCCTGGAGCATCGATGTCTGCGGCCCTATGACTCGCGCCGTCTTGGACTCCGCCTATACCATGGACGCCATCGCAGGCCATGACCCCCAAGACCCTGCCTCCGCCGTCACAAAGCCCTTTAAATCCAGCGTAGGCATAAAGAAAGGCATCAAGGACTTGCGCATCGGCGTTCCGAAACAGTTCTGGGGAGCGCCCATCGAGCCTGAGGTCAAGGCGAGTGTCCAGAAAGCTATCGCCGTGCTGGCAGAGCTAGGGGCACAGGTCCATGAAGTCTCCTGGCCCAACGTCTTCTGGGCCGTCACCTTCGGCCACCTCCTCTCCATCGCCGACGGCTCCGGCGCTATGGGCCGGCTTGCCCGCCAGCCCAATCCTTCCCCGGAATTAAAAGAACTCCTCAAACGCTACCCTCGCATCGCCTCCGGCGCCCTCATGTCCGCCGCCGACTACCTCTTGGCCCAGCGTATGCGTCAGCGATACCTCCAGGACATCCACAATCTCATGTCCAACCTCGACCTCATCGCCGGCCCCACCATGCCCATGACCGCCTTCCCTCTGAACGCCGACCAAGTCACCATCAGCGGCGATACCCGCGGCCCCGAGGCCTTCGTACCCACCTACTGCCGTCCCTACAACACCAGCGGCTTCCCCGCCGTCACCCTCCCCTGCGGCTTCGACTCGCGAGGTCTCCCCGTCGGCCTTCAAATCGCCGCCAAGCCCTTCCAGGACACCCTCGCCCTCCGCGCCGCCTACGCCTATGAGCAAGCCACCGACTGGCACACCCGCCGGCCCCCCATATAATGCTGTTATCCAGGTTCATCCTATAGCGACTGGAGTCCAGCCTCTTATCGCCACGCTCCGCCTCCTTCCTCTTTACAAGCGCTTCCAGCGCTCTGCGCCCCCGCCCTGCAAAGAGAAAAATAAAATCGCCAAGGTTTCTTTTCACTCTTAGCGATCCCATTATCTCCAATCCATCCCCATTGAGGCAGATGAAGAACCAGTCTGTATAACAACCGTTTTACCCCTTGGATTTACGGAATGCCTGCTATATATCAGCTGTCATCGTGTATTACGCTTAAAATGAATCCGACTCCATCCCTTTTACTTAGTCTTTTAGTCACCCTACTTATATACCTAGGGACATAGTGCCCCTTTAGCGGCTGGAAATAATTGTAAGGAGTCCCAGACAGGCAGCATTAGGGCTGGAAGGCTCGCCTGCTCCGGGATACCCATAGGCTCCCGCCTCGTAACCCGCTCCCAGTGGGCTGCGAAATTTGGCTTTTACGGAGGTATCCTCGTGACAGTATCCAGATGGCTCTTCAGTAGGAGAATCTACCTGCTCCTCACCGCCCTGGCGGCCCTCACCCTCGTCGTCGTCGCCTGCGGCGACGACGACACCGCCACGCCGGGGCAGACCCGCACCCCTACCACTGGCGCCACCGCTACCGCCACAACACCCGCCCAGACTCCCACTACTGGCTCTACCGCGTCTCCCACCGCCGCTGCTACGCGGACTAACACCCCGGTAACGGGCGGCACCCCCGGCGCCACCACTGTAACCCCCGGCGCCACCGCATCTCCC
This window contains:
- a CDS encoding amidase — its product is MNNTDLCYAPVSTLSRLFKAKKLSPVDLVHAQLDRIETLQPKLNAFITITAESALADARRAEREISKGGYRGPLHGVTFAPKDICYAAGVRNTAGVKIYDQFFPDFDSTIVARLKQAGAILIGKLNMAPFGLRGSGKNEFYGSPRNPWDTTRVTGGSSSGSGAAASAGLVTIAIGGDTGGSIRIPAALSGVVGHKPTYGLVSRYGVTPLAWSIDVCGPMTRAVLDSAYTMDAIAGHDPQDPASAVTKPFKSSVGIKKGIKDLRIGVPKQFWGAPIEPEVKASVQKAIAVLAELGAQVHEVSWPNVFWAVTFGHLLSIADGSGAMGRLARQPNPSPELKELLKRYPRIASGALMSAADYLLAQRMRQRYLQDIHNLMSNLDLIAGPTMPMTAFPLNADQVTISGDTRGPEAFVPTYCRPYNTSGFPAVTLPCGFDSRGLPVGLQIAAKPFQDTLALRAAYAYEQATDWHTRRPPI